One segment of Chlorocebus sabaeus isolate Y175 chromosome 26, mChlSab1.0.hap1, whole genome shotgun sequence DNA contains the following:
- the LOC119628111 gene encoding LOW QUALITY PROTEIN: putative golgin subfamily A member 8F (The sequence of the model RefSeq protein was modified relative to this genomic sequence to represent the inferred CDS: inserted 1 base in 1 codon; substituted 1 base at 1 genomic stop codon) — protein MVYRVFCKNCKEDVAVGADSAHEYYCSSFPQLKEYWQRNSPGVPARAKRNRKTNGSVPETATSGGCHSPGDSATGIGGEGPTSSAPLKDLESPCQELPAALDSRSVKISQLKNTIKSLKQQKKQVEHQLEEEKKANNEKQKTERELEVQIQRLNIQKGKLSTDLYHTKRSLRYFEEESKDLADRLQCSLQRTGELEQVLSAVTATQKKVDRSSSHRKARMEWKLERSIREQAILKAQLTQLKESLKQAHLERDEYVQHLKGERARWQQRMRKMSQEVYTLKKEKKDDMRRLEKLERSFSKLKNRMAEPQHPEPPAVPSEVELQHLRKELERVSAELQAQVQNHQHVSLLNQTQKERLGRQEERLQQXAEPQSGFKEVNNKNKSALQLEQQVKERQEKVGEEHLEAARQQKQQPQDQLNLMALPGEGDGGGYLDSEEEEGPRPMRSVPEDLESWEAMSGRMDHLEEKADLREQVEKQELXFIQYWRERCRQKVHHLVTEAGASAKDAAMGGGHHQAGPGQGGDEGEAAGAAGDAVAACGDYNKGHHKFLATAQNPADEPGPGAPAPQELGAADKHGDLCEMSLTDSVEPAQGEAKEGSPHDNHSAQPITQEYQEHPGLGSNRSVPFFCWAGLQRRRR, from the exons ATGGTGTATAGAGTATTTTGTAAAAACTGTAAGGAGGATGTGGCTGTAGGGGCTGATAGTGCTCATGAGTATTACTGCTCTTCTTTCCCACAGTTAAAAGAATATTGGCAGAGAAACAGCCCTGGTGTTCCCGCAAGAGCGAAGAGGAACAGGAAAACAAATGGCAGTGTCCCTGAGACAGCCACTTCTGGTGGTTGCCACTCACCTGGGGAT TCAGCAACAGGTATTGGCGGAGAGGGCCCTACGTCATCTGCACCCCTCAAGGATCTGGAG AGCCCGTGCCAAGAACTACCAGCAGCCCTGGACTCGAGGTCCGTCAAAATCAGTCAACTGAAGAACACCATCAAATCTTTG aaacaacagaagaaacaAGTGGAACATCAGCTGGAAGAA gaaaagaaggcaaacaatgagaaacagaaaactgaaagGGAGCTAGAG GTTCAAATCCAGAGACTGAACATACAGAAAGGGAAACTAAGTACGGACCTGTATCACACGAAACGCTCACTCAGATACTTTGAAG AGGAGTCCAAGGATCTGGCCGACCGCCTGCAATGTTCATTGCAGCGTACAGGAGAGTTAGAGCAGGTTCTGTCTGCTGTCACCGCCACACAGAAGAAGGTGGACAGG TCCTCAAGCCACAGGAAAGCACGTATGGAGTGGAAGTTAGAGCGGTCCATACGGGAGCAGGCAATTCTGAAAGCACAGCTGACACAG TTGAAGGAGTCTCTAAAACAAGCCCATCTAGAGAGGGACGAATATGTTCAACATCTGAAAGGAGAGAGGGCCCGGTGGCAGCAGAGGATGAGGAAAATGTCGCAGGAG GTTTACACcttgaagaaggagaagaaggatgaCATGCGTCGGCTAGAGAAGCTGGAGAGGAGCTTCTCCAAACTGAAGAACCGGATGG CTGAACCCCAGCACCCGGAGCCCCCAGCAGTGCCCTCTGAGGTGGAGCTGCAGCACCTGAGGAAGGAACTAGAAAGAGTGTCAGCAGAGCTCCAGGCCCAGGTGCAAAACCATCAGCACGTAAGTCTCCtgaaccagacacaaaaggagaggcttgggaggcaggaggagaggctTCAGC CTGCCGAGCCACAGAGCGGCTTCAAGGAGGTG AACAACAAGAACAAGAGCGCACTGCAGTTGGAGCAGCAAGTAAAGGAGCGGCAGGAGAAGGTAGGCGAG GAGCACCTGGAAGCTGCcaggcagcagaagcagcagccgCAGGACCAGTTGAACCTCATGGCTCTCCCTGGGGAAG gagatggaggaggatATCTggacagtgaggaggaggagggtcctCGGCCCATGCGGAGCGTCCCAGAGGACCTGGAGAGCTGGGAGGCCATG AGTGGCCGTATGGACCACCTGGAGGAGAAGGCGGACCTGAGGGAGCAGGTGGAGAAACAAGAACTTTGATTCATCCAGTACTGGAGGGAGAGATGCCGTCA GAAAGTTCATCACCTTGTAACAGAGGCAGGGGCCAGTGCCAAAGATGCGGCAATGGGAGGAGGACATCATCAGGCTGGCCCAGGACAGGGAGGAGATGAAG GTGAAGCTGCTGGCGCTGCAGGAGATGCTGTTGCAGCTTGTGGCGACTATAACAAGGGGCACCACAAATTCCTGGCCACTGCCCAGAACCCTGCTGATGAGCCCGGTCCAGGAGCCCCAGCCCCCCAGGAGCTTGGGGCTGCCGACAAGCATGGTG ATCTTTGTGAGATGAGCCTCACCGACAGCGTGGAGCCTGCACAaggagaggccaaggagggttcTCCCCACGACAACCATTCTGCACAGCCCATCACGCAGGAGTACCAGGAGCACCCAGGCTTGGGCAGCAACCGCTCTGTGCCATTCTTTTGCTGGGCTGGGCTGCAGAGAAGAAGGAGAtaa